A stretch of DNA from Acidicapsa acidisoli:
CTCTATGTGCTTCTCCATCCAATTCCCGCAACAGCCACGCGCGAGCCACGCTCCAATCTCTCACAACTGTTTCAGCGGAAATCTGCAATACTTCCGCGGTCTGCTCGATTGTAAGACCACCAAAGAAGCGCAGCTCGACGACCTTACTCTTCCGTAGGTCTGTCTCGCCCAGACGCGTCAGCGCATCCTCCAGCGCGACGAGATCGAGGTCCGGTTCCGCCGAGATGACCATCGCTTCGTCCAGAGGAATGTGCTGCGCGCCCGCGCCGCGCTTCTGATACCCGCGTGCGCGCGCAAAATCAGTGAGGATACGGCGCATAAGCTGCGCGCAGACGGCAAAGAAATGCGCCCGATCATGCCAATCCACTTCGCCCGCCTTGATCAGCCTCAGATAGACTTCTCCGATCAAGGCTGTGGCCTGGAGGGTGTGCCCATCTTTCTCCCGCGCCATGTAACGCTGCGCCATGCGATGAAGCTCGTGGTAGACGATATCCGTGAGTTGCTCAAGCGCAAGCTGATCCCCTCTGCGCCAAGCGTGCAGCAGTAGGGTGATTTCGGAGGAGGAGGGCGGGCTCATATGCTTATTCGCTAGTTGTCAATATCCTTCATTCTTGCCAGCGTCTTCACCGTCGCGCCAAAGCTGTGTTAGCAGACACTCGAAAAGCGGCCAAAAGACTATCCAATAGACATAAGTCTTTTCTTTTCATTTCGACAACAAATCAACCGAGCGCCACTTAGCCTGATCTCTGCGCGCGTTGCGGCGGGACAATTTCCTGACAGGCTGAAACACGCAATAGAGATGTGCTCCCGGTCGACGTGAACCAGCCTGCTTTCTTGTGAGGATCACTATATCCGGCTCCTGCTAAGTTGCACAATCGTTCTTGCAAGCATCCTCGCTTTCCGCCGCACCTGTCGGTCTGGAGCCCATTCGCACTTCGACGCTCAGGTTCCGGCTCGGTTCCGGCAGATCCGCTGAGACGATCGGTCACATAGGAGCATCGAATCTTTGAGAGTTAATTTGAGCCGTTCCGCGGAACAGCCTGCAACAGATTCGGAAACTTGACTGTTGAGCCCTGCGCGTAAAGCTTTCGTCGTTCGATGGAGTTCGCTCGCCGGCTCGTGCGGGGCACGGGAGATTCTCCTGGCGCCCGGCGTGAAGTTACGCCAGCAAAAGGTTCAGCAGATTCCTCGATGAAGATATTCCAACTAAGGTGAAATGAAGGATAAGTATGAGTGATTTAACCCGTCGCAGTTTTGCGTCGAAAGCATTTGCC
This window harbors:
- a CDS encoding sigma-70 family RNA polymerase sigma factor, with the translated sequence MSPPSSSEITLLLHAWRRGDQLALEQLTDIVYHELHRMAQRYMAREKDGHTLQATALIGEVYLRLIKAGEVDWHDRAHFFAVCAQLMRRILTDFARARGYQKRGAGAQHIPLDEAMVISAEPDLDLVALEDALTRLGETDLRKSKVVELRFFGGLTIEQTAEVLQISAETVVRDWSVARAWLLRELDGEAHRGTNGSASHGA